A single region of the Gammaproteobacteria bacterium genome encodes:
- a CDS encoding nuclear transport factor 2 family protein: MYKLAALFALLFLGSACATQPATSATSPRAIASTAYADFDRGDIEAVLGVMSEDLVWYESEGLPQGGVYQGPKEVMENVFATLTGWASYSAVPQIYIEEGNMVAVRGEYRGVRADTGAELKVPFVHIWVIENGEVVTFYQLTDTVVYNAVMQAD; this comes from the coding sequence ATGTACAAGCTTGCTGCTTTGTTTGCGCTGCTCTTCCTGGGTAGCGCATGTGCCACCCAGCCTGCAACGTCAGCCACCTCGCCGAGGGCCATAGCGTCCACTGCCTATGCCGATTTCGACAGGGGCGACATCGAAGCGGTGCTGGGCGTCATGTCGGAAGACCTGGTCTGGTACGAATCCGAAGGCCTGCCGCAGGGCGGGGTCTACCAGGGGCCGAAGGAAGTCATGGAGAATGTCTTTGCAACGCTGACTGGCTGGGCGTCCTACTCGGCGGTGCCGCAGATATACATCGAGGAAGGCAACATGGTGGCCGTGCGCGGCGAATACCGGGGCGTTCGTGCCGACACGGGCGCCGAACTGAAAGTCCCGTTCGTGCATATCTGGGTGATCGAGAATGGCGAGGTCGTGACCTTCTACCAGTTGACCGACACGGTTGTTTACAACGCCGTGATGCAGGCCGACTGA
- a CDS encoding peptidase M20: KADFKADSAASGWDAPAVAPWLDQSMNAASNEYFGKDVVYFGMGGSIPFMGMLAEQFPESQFIVTGLLGPKSNAHGPNEFMHIPMAKKLTCCVSNVIHDHYHRDEKAAAA; this comes from the coding sequence CAAGGCCGATTTCAAGGCCGATTCAGCCGCCAGCGGCTGGGACGCTCCCGCAGTCGCGCCGTGGCTGGACCAGTCGATGAACGCCGCGTCGAACGAGTACTTCGGCAAGGATGTCGTGTACTTCGGCATGGGCGGCAGCATTCCCTTCATGGGCATGCTGGCCGAGCAGTTCCCGGAATCACAGTTCATCGTCACCGGCCTGCTGGGGCCGAAATCGAATGCGCATGGCCCGAACGAGTTCATGCACATCCCGATGGCCAAGAAGCTGACCTGCTGCGTGTCGAACGTGATCCACGATCACTATCACCGCGACGAAAAAGCGGCTGCTGCATAA